In a genomic window of Thermoanaerobaculales bacterium:
- the tsaB gene encoding tRNA (adenosine(37)-N6)-threonylcarbamoyltransferase complex dimerization subunit type 1 TsaB, translating to MGATLAISTCGPQLEVALRLELDAAPSVVRLAGGSPRSTLLLAAIDLLAEDAGCVPSAIVRVVVSRGPGSFTGIRAGLATAAGLQTATGSSPLAYDSLTVQAARCSHSGTVWAAQPGRRGEVYARAFRVEPQRPPVADGEIEILAIAKLAERGPWVAAESLDLGPAKRLAPSRGAAEALLELERLGVPSDPVEPLFVEGPPFHGGGGRG from the coding sequence ATGGGCGCGACCCTCGCGATCTCCACCTGCGGACCGCAGCTCGAGGTGGCGCTGCGGCTCGAGCTCGATGCGGCCCCGTCGGTGGTCCGGCTGGCCGGCGGCTCCCCGCGGTCGACCCTGCTGCTCGCGGCCATCGACCTGCTTGCCGAGGACGCCGGGTGTGTGCCATCGGCGATCGTGCGGGTGGTGGTCAGCCGCGGTCCGGGCTCCTTCACCGGGATCCGCGCCGGGCTCGCCACCGCCGCCGGGCTCCAGACAGCGACCGGCAGCTCACCGCTGGCGTACGACTCGTTGACCGTGCAGGCGGCTCGCTGCAGCCACAGCGGGACGGTGTGGGCCGCGCAGCCGGGCCGCCGCGGCGAGGTCTATGCGCGGGCGTTCCGGGTCGAGCCCCAGCGGCCGCCGGTGGCGGACGGCGAGATCGAGATCCTGGCGATCGCCAAGCTGGCGGAGCGGGGACCGTGGGTGGCGGCGGAGAGCCTGGACCTCGGGCCTGCCAAGCGGCTGGCGCCGTCGCGCGGGGCCGCCGAGGCGCTGCTGGAGCTCGAGCGGCTCGGCGTGCCCTCCGACCCGGTGGAGCCGCTGTTCGTCGAGGGGCCGCCGTTCCACGGAGGGGGCGGCCGTGGCTGA
- the rimI gene encoding ribosomal protein S18-alanine N-acetyltransferase: MAEPRAFPRFSIRPPQAADLRTIERAERTCFPDPWPGHYFASELFAPGRFHRLVLDAAGELVAYLFAAWQYLDLHVLKVATLPPYRRMGLATELLALAERHALETGGDAVTLEVRTSNLAAIAMYEGLGYHRAGLRRGYYHDGEDALVMTKDLER, from the coding sequence GTGGCTGAGCCGCGAGCCTTCCCGCGCTTTAGCATCCGGCCGCCGCAGGCCGCCGACCTGCGGACGATCGAGCGCGCCGAGCGCACCTGCTTCCCGGACCCGTGGCCGGGGCATTACTTCGCCTCGGAGCTGTTCGCTCCCGGCCGCTTCCACCGGCTGGTCCTGGACGCGGCGGGCGAGCTCGTCGCCTACCTGTTCGCGGCCTGGCAGTACCTCGACCTGCACGTGCTGAAGGTGGCGACGCTGCCCCCCTACCGCCGGATGGGCCTCGCCACCGAGCTGTTGGCGCTCGCCGAGCGCCATGCCCTCGAGACCGGGGGCGACGCCGTCACCCTCGAGGTCCGGACCTCCAACCTGGCCGCGATCGCGATGTACGAGGGGCTGGGCTACCACCGGGCCGGGCTTCGTCGCGGCTACTACCACGACGGCGAGGACGCCCTGGTGATGACCAAGGACCTGGAGCGGTAG